A portion of the Pedobacter cryoconitis genome contains these proteins:
- a CDS encoding iron-containing alcohol dehydrogenase has protein sequence MTFDKVYQYNFPTIIRFGAGAIKELPAYLQQNGLKRPMIVTDPIIASLPFFKAIVNDLQANQLSVEVFSEIHKNPVKSDVYKGTEVWDNTSRDSIIGIGGGAALDVSRAIVLRVNHREDLFKYDDLIGGDVYVTNEVPHFIAVPTTAGTGSEVGRSAIIADDVTHQKKILFSPKLMAKIVFADPVLTMDLPPFITAATGMDALTHNLEAFLAKNPHPLCDGIALEGIYLIKDSIERATNYPDLESRSKMLMASMMGAIAFQKGLGVVHSLAHPLSSLLDTHHGLANAVNLPYGMEFNIVGFEDRFRRIARTLELKEETGAAVVRYLAELNSRVHIPQRLNEIGVKPEHIETLADLALADFAHPNNPKPVSREDFKQLYLKAL, from the coding sequence ATGACATTTGATAAAGTTTATCAGTATAACTTTCCTACGATCATTCGCTTTGGTGCAGGTGCAATTAAAGAATTGCCTGCCTATTTACAGCAAAATGGGTTAAAGCGCCCAATGATTGTGACAGATCCGATAATTGCCAGTCTGCCTTTTTTTAAGGCTATTGTGAATGATTTACAGGCTAATCAGCTCTCTGTTGAGGTCTTTAGTGAAATTCATAAGAATCCTGTAAAGAGTGATGTTTATAAAGGAACTGAGGTTTGGGACAATACCTCAAGGGATAGTATTATTGGAATTGGCGGAGGTGCAGCTTTAGATGTGTCCCGCGCTATTGTTTTAAGGGTGAATCACCGGGAAGATCTTTTCAAATACGATGATTTGATTGGTGGTGATGTTTATGTCACGAATGAGGTACCTCATTTTATTGCTGTTCCAACTACTGCGGGTACCGGAAGTGAGGTTGGGCGGAGTGCAATTATCGCGGATGATGTGACCCATCAGAAAAAGATCCTGTTCTCTCCCAAGCTGATGGCGAAGATCGTATTTGCTGATCCAGTATTAACGATGGATTTGCCTCCATTTATTACAGCGGCAACGGGTATGGATGCGCTTACACATAATCTGGAGGCCTTTTTGGCCAAGAATCCGCATCCTTTATGTGACGGGATTGCACTGGAAGGCATATATCTGATCAAAGATTCGATTGAAAGGGCTACCAACTACCCGGATTTAGAAAGCAGAAGTAAAATGCTCATGGCTTCTATGATGGGTGCGATTGCTTTTCAAAAAGGGTTAGGTGTAGTCCATTCTCTGGCGCATCCGCTTTCTTCTTTGCTGGACACGCATCATGGATTAGCCAATGCGGTTAATCTGCCTTATGGGATGGAATTTAATATTGTTGGTTTTGAAGACCGTTTCAGACGTATTGCGAGGACCCTGGAGTTGAAGGAGGAAACGGGCGCAGCGGTAGTGCGCTATTTAGCGGAACTGAATTCAAGGGTGCATATTCCTCAGCGGTTAAATGAAATTGGGGTAAAGCCTGAGCATATTGAAACACTCGCTGATCTGGCACTGGCAGATTTTGCACACCCTAATAATCCAAAGCCGGTAAGCCGGGAGGATTTTAAGCAATTGTATTTAAAGGCGCTTTGA
- a CDS encoding FUSC family protein — protein sequence MFNRPIRSIHDFLLSTYFADGLRITFGVLLPSLILAQFGLLKYGMTLSLGALCVSVVDTPGPIVHRRNAMLVTTVLITVLSVIVGLTNKNQYFIAVLLVGCSFLFSMFFLYGTRAALVGTASLLIMVLSIDDVRPWKDVLIYSALVFSGSLWYTVLSYFFYRLRPYRLVQQTLSDSIHEVSEFLRAKAKFYHENTNYDDNYAELIQLQVAVHEKQDAVREVLFKTREIVRESTPEGRFLLLVFVDMVDLYEQVMSTYYNYKQLHDQFDKAGILSHYERIINRIAWELDEIAFALKTGGTPRPPAVLTEDVKRLKDKINVLEKDNTDGKYNTLGLIALKNIEVNIENIAARVKAINGYFNKKEKKNLKNNSAIDTERFITRQKFDAKLFFDNLTFSSSTFRHAMRVSIAMLIGYLVAKMLDSSHSYWILLTVLVISKPAFSLTKQRNYERLIGTVVGALIGMGILVYIHDKHTLFFILLFCMIGTYSFQRKNYIVSVLFMTPYILVLFDFLGMGSLSVARERIFDTLIGSAIALLGSYTLFPNWENKNLKEAMLSTLRANMAYFHEVTLLYTETEHNLTNYKLSRKEVYVTSANLSSIFQKMFSEPKSKQRLMPEMHQFTALNHLLSSYTATLSLYFKEHAFTLSHPEELKPTVNNTLYLLNLSAAYLIKNDGEPSNVPLIKSIQDDSKATDPNEMMVIEQYEMIQKVAYDIFKLTERIKI from the coding sequence ATGTTTAACCGTCCAATCAGAAGCATACATGATTTTTTACTGAGCACCTATTTCGCAGACGGGTTGCGGATCACCTTTGGGGTGCTTCTGCCCTCTTTGATTTTAGCTCAGTTTGGTCTGCTGAAGTATGGAATGACTTTATCATTAGGCGCACTTTGCGTTAGCGTAGTGGATACACCCGGACCAATTGTACACCGCAGAAATGCAATGCTGGTTACAACAGTGCTGATCACAGTACTGTCAGTGATTGTAGGCTTGACTAACAAAAACCAGTATTTTATTGCAGTTTTATTGGTAGGTTGTAGCTTTCTGTTCTCCATGTTTTTCCTTTATGGAACAAGGGCGGCTTTAGTGGGCACAGCATCTTTGCTGATTATGGTGTTGAGTATCGATGATGTAAGACCATGGAAAGACGTATTGATCTATTCTGCACTGGTTTTCTCCGGCAGTTTGTGGTATACGGTTTTAAGTTATTTCTTTTATAGGCTCAGACCTTATCGGCTGGTGCAGCAAACGCTGAGTGATTCTATTCATGAGGTGAGTGAGTTTTTAAGGGCGAAAGCGAAGTTTTATCATGAAAACACAAATTATGATGATAATTATGCGGAGCTGATCCAACTTCAGGTAGCTGTTCATGAAAAGCAGGATGCAGTTAGAGAGGTGCTGTTCAAGACGCGTGAAATTGTGAGAGAATCGACACCGGAAGGCCGATTTTTACTATTGGTTTTTGTAGATATGGTAGATCTGTATGAACAGGTCATGTCAACTTATTACAACTATAAACAGCTTCATGATCAATTTGATAAGGCTGGGATACTTTCCCATTATGAGCGAATTATCAACAGGATTGCCTGGGAACTGGATGAAATTGCATTTGCACTTAAAACCGGAGGCACTCCCCGCCCGCCTGCGGTATTGACTGAAGATGTGAAGCGACTGAAGGATAAAATCAATGTGCTTGAAAAAGATAATACTGATGGTAAGTATAATACACTGGGACTGATTGCGCTTAAAAATATAGAAGTAAATATTGAAAATATAGCTGCAAGGGTTAAAGCTATCAATGGATACTTTAATAAGAAAGAAAAGAAGAATTTAAAGAATAATAGTGCGATAGATACAGAGCGTTTTATTACGCGGCAGAAGTTTGATGCCAAACTATTTTTTGATAACCTTACCTTTAGTTCCTCTACTTTCAGACATGCAATGCGTGTATCCATAGCAATGCTGATTGGTTACCTGGTTGCCAAAATGCTCGATTCCTCTCATAGTTACTGGATTTTGCTGACTGTACTGGTTATCTCTAAACCCGCTTTCAGTTTAACCAAGCAGCGTAATTATGAACGTTTAATCGGAACTGTTGTGGGGGCGCTTATCGGGATGGGAATCCTGGTTTATATTCATGATAAGCATACGCTGTTTTTTATCCTGCTATTTTGCATGATCGGGACTTACAGCTTTCAAAGGAAGAATTATATTGTCAGTGTGTTGTTTATGACACCTTATATCCTGGTCTTGTTTGACTTTTTAGGGATGGGTAGTTTATCTGTAGCCAGGGAAAGAATTTTTGACACTTTAATTGGCTCAGCAATCGCTTTATTAGGTAGTTATACTTTATTCCCTAACTGGGAGAATAAGAATTTAAAGGAGGCCATGCTAAGTACTTTAAGAGCAAATATGGCGTATTTCCATGAGGTCACGCTTTTATATACAGAAACAGAACACAACCTGACCAACTACAAGCTATCACGCAAAGAGGTTTATGTAACGTCTGCGAATCTATCTTCTATTTTTCAAAAAATGTTTTCCGAGCCTAAGAGTAAACAACGGTTAATGCCCGAGATGCATCAGTTTACAGCGCTGAATCATTTACTGTCTTCTTATACAGCTACACTTTCGCTTTATTTTAAAGAACATGCTTTTACATTATCTCATCCTGAGGAATTAAAGCCAACGGTGAACAATACGCTTTACCTTTTGAATCTTTCTGCAGCGTACCTGATCAAAAATGATGGAGAGCCGAGTAACGTGCCCTTAATCAAAAGCATACAGGATGATAGTAAGGCGACTGATCCTAATGAAATGATGGTTATTGAGCAGTATGAGATGATCCAGAAGGTAGCTTATGATATTTTTAAATTAACTGAAAGGATTAAAATATAA
- a CDS encoding ThuA domain-containing protein, with protein sequence MKNLTLLLSFILLPFLVVTAYGQSAKPRILVFSKTAGFRHSAIATGKTAIMKLGKEHGFDVDTTENASYFNPDSLKKYAAVVFLQTTGDVLNDVQQTSFEKYIQAGSGFAGVHAATDTEYGWPWYGKLVGAYFVSHPAQQQAVLNVTDRSHISTKHLPAVWTRKDEWYNFKEVNKDIKVLITIDEKSYTGGINGDVHPMAWYHDYDGGRSWYTELGHTEESYADQNYLKHLLGGIQYAIGSN encoded by the coding sequence ATGAAAAATCTAACCCTTTTATTGAGCTTTATTTTACTGCCATTTTTAGTAGTTACTGCATACGGACAATCTGCTAAACCCCGGATTCTTGTGTTTTCTAAAACTGCAGGTTTCAGACATAGCGCTATTGCCACTGGAAAAACCGCGATTATGAAATTGGGTAAGGAACATGGTTTTGATGTAGATACGACAGAAAATGCCAGCTATTTCAATCCGGATTCTCTTAAAAAATATGCTGCAGTAGTTTTCTTGCAAACCACAGGTGATGTATTGAACGATGTGCAGCAAACAAGTTTTGAAAAATATATACAAGCTGGCAGCGGATTTGCGGGCGTGCATGCGGCTACAGATACGGAATATGGATGGCCTTGGTATGGTAAATTAGTAGGGGCTTACTTTGTGAGTCATCCTGCCCAGCAACAAGCTGTATTAAATGTTACAGACCGGTCGCACATTTCTACCAAACATTTGCCGGCAGTCTGGACCAGGAAAGATGAATGGTACAATTTCAAAGAGGTAAACAAAGACATTAAGGTATTAATTACGATTGATGAGAAGTCTTATACAGGTGGCATTAACGGTGATGTACATCCAATGGCCTGGTACCATGATTATGATGGAGGAAGATCATGGTATACGGAATTAGGTCATACAGAGGAGTCTTATGCGGATCAGAATTACCTGAAACATCTGTTAGGCGGTATTCAATATGCAATTGGCAGCAATTAA
- a CDS encoding TCR/Tet family MFS transporter — MASPKKSAIGFIFITLLIDFTGFGIIIPVLPKLIEELTGGGLSVAALYGGYLTISYSIMQFISAPVLGGLSDKFGRRPILLASLFGLGIDYIFLAFAPTIGWLFVGRALAGVTGASFTTAMAYIADVSTPEKRAQNFGMIGAAFGIGFIVGPVIGGVFSQFGLRIPFIISAVLALVNWLYGYFILPESLAKENRRSFDWKRANPVGSLLRVVQFPKLIGLLAALFLLYLAAHAVQSTWTYYTMEKFHWNEAWVGYSLGFVGIVVGVVQGGLIRIIIPKIGQEKAVFYGLFLYMIGFVLFAFATKGWMMFAFMLPYGLAGIYGPAMQGIISNHVEANAQGEIQGFTASLMSMAAIFGPLIMNNLFHYFTDPKNAIYFPGAPFLMAAFLTLIGLFICAAALKKHHS, encoded by the coding sequence ATGGCCTCTCCAAAAAAATCTGCAATTGGGTTTATTTTTATCACTTTACTGATTGACTTTACGGGATTTGGAATTATTATCCCTGTTTTACCAAAATTAATAGAAGAACTTACTGGTGGAGGACTAAGTGTTGCTGCACTTTACGGCGGTTATCTAACTATTTCCTACTCTATTATGCAGTTTATCAGCGCCCCTGTATTAGGTGGATTGAGTGATAAATTCGGTCGCAGACCTATACTTCTGGCTTCTTTATTCGGCCTGGGAATTGATTATATTTTTCTGGCTTTTGCGCCCACTATCGGTTGGTTATTTGTAGGCAGAGCATTGGCCGGAGTAACCGGAGCGAGCTTTACCACAGCCATGGCCTATATTGCTGATGTAAGTACACCGGAAAAAAGAGCACAAAACTTCGGAATGATCGGGGCTGCCTTTGGTATTGGTTTCATTGTAGGGCCAGTTATTGGTGGTGTATTTAGCCAGTTTGGACTTAGGATCCCTTTTATTATTTCAGCTGTGCTGGCATTGGTGAACTGGCTATATGGTTATTTCATCTTACCAGAATCATTAGCCAAAGAAAACAGAAGAAGTTTTGACTGGAAAAGAGCGAACCCTGTTGGGTCTTTATTACGGGTCGTACAATTTCCTAAATTGATAGGTCTTTTGGCTGCTTTATTCCTTTTATACCTTGCAGCACATGCTGTTCAGTCAACCTGGACTTATTATACAATGGAAAAATTTCATTGGAATGAGGCTTGGGTGGGATATTCTTTAGGCTTTGTCGGAATTGTAGTTGGCGTAGTACAGGGAGGGCTGATCCGGATAATTATTCCTAAGATCGGACAGGAAAAAGCCGTTTTTTATGGGTTGTTTTTATATATGATCGGATTTGTCCTTTTTGCCTTCGCGACAAAAGGCTGGATGATGTTCGCTTTCATGCTGCCTTACGGACTGGCAGGTATCTATGGGCCGGCTATGCAGGGGATTATTTCTAATCATGTCGAGGCAAATGCACAAGGTGAAATACAAGGGTTTACGGCTAGTCTGATGAGTATGGCAGCGATCTTTGGTCCGTTAATTATGAACAATCTTTTTCACTATTTCACCGATCCAAAAAATGCAATTTACTTTCCGGGAGCACCGTTTTTAATGGCTGCGTTTCTAACACTTATCGGTCTGTTTATTTGCGCTGCGGCACTCAAAAAGCACCATTCCTGA
- a CDS encoding gamma-glutamyl-gamma-aminobutyrate hydrolase family protein has translation MKKKIGISYTETNFQNYWNWFTVADLGDDLELIELSFEKNNTKDIELCAGFLLTGGIDVAPSFYGGAPDYPGQPDFFLPQRDEFEKLIYHYSQAFKIPVLGICRGMQYINILEGGKVLEDIGSANLIHKKVAEDKAHQVNIGHNSMLYAIIGAKKGIVNSAHHQGISDYTLSNNLIANSYADSPDQLIEGLEFKDKTGKSFMLAVQWHPERMKEKEVNPLSQKLKERFIEEVKKLEK, from the coding sequence ATGAAAAAGAAGATTGGAATAAGTTATACAGAGACTAATTTTCAAAATTACTGGAATTGGTTTACGGTTGCGGATCTGGGCGATGATTTAGAGCTGATTGAACTATCGTTCGAAAAAAACAATACAAAGGATATTGAATTGTGTGCTGGCTTTCTGTTAACCGGAGGGATTGATGTAGCACCTTCTTTTTATGGTGGAGCTCCGGATTATCCCGGACAACCTGATTTTTTTCTGCCGCAAAGAGATGAATTTGAAAAGTTGATTTATCACTATTCGCAGGCTTTCAAAATACCTGTTTTAGGAATTTGCAGAGGAATGCAGTATATCAATATTCTGGAGGGCGGGAAAGTTCTGGAAGACATCGGATCAGCAAATCTGATTCATAAAAAAGTGGCCGAAGATAAGGCCCATCAAGTCAATATAGGTCATAACTCTATGTTATACGCTATAATTGGTGCAAAAAAAGGAATTGTTAACAGTGCACATCATCAAGGCATTAGTGATTATACATTAAGTAATAATTTAATAGCAAATTCTTATGCCGACAGCCCGGACCAGCTAATTGAAGGTCTGGAATTTAAAGACAAAACTGGCAAATCTTTTATGCTTGCGGTGCAGTGGCATCCGGAAAGAATGAAAGAAAAGGAAGTAAATCCACTTTCTCAAAAACTTAAAGAGCGCTTTATTGAGGAGGTAAAAAAATTGGAAAAATGA
- the mgtE gene encoding magnesium transporter, which produces MQSYELDKSDVIRIKSALNGSDNQLAVILDEYHASEIAILFESLTQEDRQRIINLLPVETASEIFAEMHEEAHPEELLFQLHPDKRTEIVEELDYDDATDIISQLEEHEQKEILEDLSEDDASHIRNLLSYDEDTAGGLMNTEFIRIQLHLKKKDAIDEIIRQSEEIEEFYTIFVVDEQNVFQGIVSLKDIIKAKGNVEITSLVKSDVAWVSPDTDQEEVARLISQYNITSIPVLDNQMKLLGRVTFDDVIDVLEDENTEDILKISGVSEDEELSGNWVEAVKSRLPWLIINLGTAFLASAVVRHFEPTIAKIAVLSAYMTIIAGMGGNAATQALAVTVRRISLYDLTDNQAYRTVLKEFTVGLINGAVTGLIVFIFALVFDANPLLGLVIFLAMTGNLVIAGVTGAGIPLILKRVGIDPAIASSIIITTFTDVFGFLLLLGMASKLLL; this is translated from the coding sequence ATGCAATCCTATGAACTAGACAAATCTGATGTTATCAGAATAAAATCTGCCCTGAATGGCAGCGATAATCAATTGGCTGTAATTCTGGATGAATATCATGCTTCCGAAATTGCCATCTTATTTGAAAGCCTGACACAAGAGGACAGACAGCGTATCATCAACCTTCTTCCTGTTGAAACTGCATCTGAGATTTTTGCAGAAATGCACGAGGAAGCACACCCTGAAGAGTTACTTTTCCAGCTCCATCCAGATAAACGGACGGAGATTGTAGAAGAACTCGATTATGATGATGCGACAGATATTATCTCGCAACTCGAAGAACACGAGCAAAAAGAGATTCTGGAAGACCTGAGCGAGGATGATGCCTCTCATATCAGGAACCTGCTGAGTTACGACGAAGATACAGCAGGAGGGCTGATGAATACGGAGTTTATCCGGATTCAGCTTCACCTGAAGAAAAAGGATGCCATTGACGAAATCATCAGACAGAGCGAAGAAATTGAAGAATTCTATACCATTTTTGTGGTAGATGAACAAAATGTATTTCAGGGAATTGTCTCTTTAAAAGATATTATCAAAGCCAAAGGAAATGTAGAAATCACTTCGTTGGTTAAATCTGATGTGGCCTGGGTAAGCCCGGACACCGATCAGGAAGAAGTAGCAAGGCTGATCTCCCAATACAATATTACCAGTATCCCTGTTCTGGACAACCAGATGAAACTATTGGGTAGAGTTACTTTCGATGACGTTATTGACGTTTTGGAAGATGAGAATACGGAAGACATTCTGAAAATATCCGGCGTATCAGAAGATGAGGAATTAAGTGGTAACTGGGTAGAGGCTGTAAAATCAAGATTACCCTGGTTAATTATTAATTTAGGGACTGCTTTCCTTGCCTCAGCAGTAGTACGACATTTTGAACCAACCATTGCTAAAATCGCTGTACTATCTGCCTATATGACTATAATTGCAGGAATGGGGGGGAACGCAGCTACTCAGGCACTGGCGGTAACCGTCAGAAGGATTTCCCTATACGATCTGACCGACAACCAAGCCTACCGTACCGTTTTAAAAGAATTTACTGTTGGCCTGATCAATGGCGCTGTAACAGGCTTAATCGTTTTCATCTTTGCGCTTGTATTTGATGCAAACCCACTACTGGGACTTGTTATTTTTCTGGCGATGACCGGTAATCTGGTTATAGCGGGCGTAACAGGAGCAGGGATACCTCTGATACTAAAAAGAGTAGGTATCGACCCTGCAATTGCTTCATCCATCATCATTACCACTTTTACTGACGTATTTGGATTTTTACTTTTACTGGGAATGGCTAGTAAATTATTACTTTAA
- a CDS encoding glutamine synthetase family protein, translating to MTVQEILAYVKQHPSGKVKVAVADIDGVLRGKYIAAEKFASIVEGRIGFCDVTFGWDMGDVAYDNVKFTGWHTGYPDALVKLDLSTFRKIPWENEVPFFLGDFVNENEVPAYTCPRQLLRKVLAETEQQGFLPYFSQEFEWFNFAETPGSAHQKGFHQLTPLTPGMFGYSILRSSLKNDYMTDLFDLLCKFGIPIEGLHTETGPGVYEAAIKYAPVLQAADQAVLFKTAVKEIAYQHGIMATFMAKFSENLPGCSGHIHQSLWDKDSKDNLFYEETDPDKMSELMKSYIAGQLYCLPHLLPMIAPTVNSYKRLVEGAWAPTTLTWGIDNRTVALRALPGNKKATRLETRVVGSDTNPYLALSACLAAGLYGIKHQLKLTQPATQDNGYQELSYGVLPHNLHEATQLMKHSAVAKELFGTDFVDHFTLTREWEWKQYAKAVTDWELKRYFEII from the coding sequence ATGACAGTTCAAGAAATATTAGCGTATGTCAAACAACATCCTTCGGGAAAAGTAAAAGTAGCTGTTGCCGATATAGACGGCGTTTTAAGAGGCAAGTATATTGCTGCTGAGAAATTTGCCTCCATTGTGGAAGGCCGGATTGGATTCTGTGATGTCACCTTTGGCTGGGATATGGGCGATGTGGCTTATGACAATGTAAAGTTTACGGGCTGGCATACCGGTTATCCAGATGCACTGGTCAAGCTTGATCTAAGCACTTTTCGTAAAATTCCATGGGAAAATGAGGTGCCATTCTTCCTGGGCGATTTTGTCAATGAAAATGAAGTACCTGCTTATACCTGTCCGCGGCAGTTGTTGCGTAAAGTACTGGCTGAAACTGAACAACAGGGTTTTCTTCCTTATTTCTCGCAAGAATTTGAGTGGTTCAATTTTGCAGAAACACCTGGAAGTGCGCATCAAAAGGGTTTTCACCAGCTTACGCCTTTGACTCCCGGCATGTTTGGGTATTCTATTTTGCGGAGTTCCCTGAAAAACGATTACATGACTGACTTGTTTGATTTGCTCTGCAAGTTTGGGATTCCGATTGAAGGTTTACATACGGAGACCGGCCCCGGGGTTTACGAGGCAGCAATCAAATACGCTCCGGTTTTGCAAGCGGCAGATCAAGCTGTTCTGTTTAAAACAGCGGTAAAAGAGATTGCTTACCAACATGGGATTATGGCCACTTTTATGGCTAAATTCAGTGAAAATCTGCCCGGGTGTAGTGGTCATATACATCAAAGCTTATGGGATAAGGATTCCAAGGATAACTTATTTTATGAGGAAACGGATCCCGATAAAATGAGTGAGTTAATGAAGAGTTATATCGCTGGACAGCTTTATTGTCTGCCGCATCTGCTCCCAATGATCGCGCCTACGGTGAATAGCTATAAAAGACTTGTGGAGGGCGCTTGGGCCCCAACTACTTTAACCTGGGGGATTGATAACAGAACAGTTGCTTTAAGGGCTTTGCCGGGAAATAAAAAAGCGACAAGACTGGAAACAAGGGTTGTCGGATCGGATACCAATCCTTACCTGGCGCTATCGGCTTGTCTTGCTGCCGGATTATATGGCATTAAGCATCAGCTGAAATTAACACAACCAGCTACTCAGGACAATGGCTATCAGGAACTTTCCTATGGAGTTTTACCGCATAATCTTCATGAAGCTACGCAGTTAATGAAGCATTCGGCAGTTGCTAAGGAGTTATTCGGGACTGATTTTGTAGACCATTTTACTTTGACCAGGGAGTGGGAATGGAAACAATATGCAAAAGCAGTGACCGACTGGGAGCTCAAGAGATACTTTGAAATTATTTAA
- a CDS encoding organic hydroperoxide resistance protein, whose protein sequence is MEKLYTAAVLAKGGRDGHIKSSDGTIEFEVRTPKEMGGQGGATNPEQLFAAAWGPCYLGALHAVAKNEGVEVGEATVNVQVSFNQDGNAYVLSAELDVHIPGLSHEETQKLADKAHKACPYSKATRGNIETRVTAI, encoded by the coding sequence ATGGAAAAGTTATATACAGCTGCAGTACTAGCTAAAGGAGGTCGTGATGGCCATATAAAATCAAGTGATGGAACAATAGAATTTGAAGTAAGGACACCTAAAGAAATGGGGGGTCAGGGAGGAGCAACAAATCCTGAACAATTATTTGCTGCAGCATGGGGCCCATGTTATCTGGGTGCATTACATGCGGTAGCTAAAAACGAAGGTGTAGAGGTGGGTGAAGCTACTGTCAATGTACAGGTTTCGTTTAATCAGGATGGAAATGCTTATGTATTGTCTGCAGAGCTGGATGTCCATATTCCTGGACTAAGCCATGAGGAAACTCAGAAATTGGCTGATAAGGCACATAAAGCTTGTCCTTACTCAAAAGCCACAAGGGGTAACATTGAAACAAGAGTTACCGCTATATAG
- a CDS encoding aldehyde dehydrogenase family protein, translating into MNVINPATEEIIATLQEDTESSLHAKLEILKNAQLQWAKTGLAERIKVIQQFDDLLEVEKERLAGVLTSEVGKPLQQARNELNGARSRMQWMCTHAVKYLSDEQIINSVDLKEVISYDPLGVICNISAWNYPYLVGVNVFIPALLAGNAVLYKPSEYASLTGLEIEKLLKKAGIPDGVFQVALGARETGELLLDMDFDGYYFTGSYRTGQRIYQRVAAKMVPCQLELGGKDPLYVADDVKDIEAVATGTADGAFYNNGQSCCAVERIYVHEKVYDSYIYSFVKEVKSWKIGTPTEEGIYIGALTRKEQLEVLEGQIKDALAKGAVLLNGGKRIIGKGYNFEPTVLTGVSNDMKVMQEESFGPIIGIMKVKDDAEALRLMKDSVYGLTASVYTDSIDRAKEILSQIDTGTGYWNCCDRVSAGLPWSGRKHSGIGATLSHQGLRAFTKTKSWHLRKG; encoded by the coding sequence ATGAACGTAATAAATCCTGCTACAGAAGAGATAATTGCAACACTCCAGGAAGATACTGAGTCTTCGTTGCATGCAAAACTGGAAATATTGAAAAATGCACAGCTGCAATGGGCTAAAACTGGCTTGGCTGAAAGGATCAAGGTGATTCAGCAATTCGATGATTTGCTGGAAGTTGAGAAAGAAAGGCTTGCCGGAGTGCTGACTTCAGAAGTTGGGAAGCCTTTGCAGCAAGCCCGCAATGAGCTTAATGGCGCCAGGTCCAGGATGCAGTGGATGTGTACTCATGCTGTTAAATATCTTTCTGATGAACAGATCATTAATTCTGTTGACCTCAAGGAAGTCATCTCTTATGATCCGCTTGGAGTGATCTGTAATATCTCTGCCTGGAACTACCCCTATCTGGTTGGTGTGAATGTTTTTATACCTGCACTGCTGGCTGGAAATGCTGTGCTTTATAAACCCTCTGAATATGCATCTTTGACTGGATTGGAAATTGAAAAGCTGCTTAAAAAGGCAGGTATACCCGATGGCGTTTTTCAAGTGGCTTTAGGCGCCAGGGAAACCGGTGAACTTTTGCTTGATATGGATTTTGATGGTTATTATTTTACAGGCTCTTACCGCACAGGTCAGCGTATTTACCAGCGGGTAGCCGCTAAGATGGTTCCTTGTCAGCTTGAATTAGGCGGTAAAGATCCTTTATACGTCGCTGATGATGTAAAGGATATTGAAGCGGTGGCAACCGGAACAGCGGATGGCGCATTTTACAACAACGGACAGAGTTGCTGTGCAGTGGAAAGAATATATGTACATGAAAAAGTGTATGATAGCTATATTTACTCTTTTGTTAAAGAGGTCAAATCATGGAAGATAGGAACACCAACTGAAGAAGGTATTTATATCGGAGCACTAACACGCAAGGAACAGCTTGAGGTATTGGAAGGACAGATTAAAGATGCGTTAGCTAAAGGCGCGGTGCTGTTAAATGGTGGAAAAAGAATTATTGGCAAAGGGTATAATTTTGAACCTACTGTTTTAACTGGCGTGTCTAATGACATGAAAGTTATGCAGGAAGAGAGTTTTGGGCCGATTATAGGCATCATGAAGGTAAAAGATGATGCTGAGGCCCTCCGGCTGATGAAAGACTCCGTATATGGATTAACCGCATCCGTTTATACAGACAGCATAGACCGGGCTAAGGAAATCCTTTCTCAGATTGACACTGGAACTGGTTACTGGAATTGTTGTGACCGGGTAAGTGCAGGCCTTCCCTGGAGTGGAAGAAAACATTCAGGAATTGGGGCTACTTTGTCTCATCAGGGGCTCAGGGCATTCACTAAAACCAAGTCGTGGCATCTTCGTAAAGGTTAA